tcatcaacctcgcccattgtagtatctgcaaaagcttggcctgcagcccagtccggaatgttcatcctcctcttcttcgttgTCTttcattataacccctctttcatCGTGCTTGGtgcaaaccaaatagttaggcatgaaaacgtatctaaacaagtggctgtgaagagtcctccaggaagagtagtccttcttgttattatATTGGAAGCATgaacaacatatgaatcccttctctagcttgttagctttggccactttgagaaaataatgcaagccatcaacaaacttcttGGTCCGTTTGTctgcgttatacatccattgccggtccatctgcatcgtattacgtgaaaatggacataggtcttcgtattagataaagaacttgatcaatattgataatttacaccaatcaacattcataaagataaaaacaattcacatgaaaattacaccaatcaaccttcatatcattcactaggtcgacaaaaaaaaatgctagaattttgGAATAAGATaataaagatatatatacactaaggattacagatgctccatagtggacttcatgtagtcaataatcctaaaataatggtactacatagcagaatgttcgccctccaagccatctctgcacatgactcaatcttcttcgaagtctatggagagtcacctccactcctccagtaccagaaaataatggtacaacaaaAGATCTTCAAGTCCACATATTCGAGCTGAATATGGTAAAGAAATCTTGATAGAATTGTCCAtacgtcttttggagcaagtgccacaatttcataatagaagtatggtggcacacaataacctgtccaggcaaaagatatgttcactgagcatggctattttggcaagccaaaatcAACCAAAAGCtgatgggtcaaggtcagtgaatcTCTGCCTAAACAGGCTATTGGGCTCCTTagttctattatgagaatgtgactccaaaaggcgtttggaaaactatttcaagattcttttatgatattcagcctaAGTTTGTGGACTCAAAGTTCTTCTGTAATACCATTATTTTTagattcttgactccgtgaagtccactatggagcgtctgtagtctttagtgtatctttgttgtcctgttccacaattgtagcattaagttgaccggtgtaatttttatgtcactctaatttaacatgcaaagtatccaaaaaaattgtagcaataaccgaattctatttcttacacctacagtttatttacctcaattttattgcaatgactaaatattcaaaacacatttactctattttttcctatacctaatattgatcaagatatttatctaatacaaatcatatataacaagcaaactatccattaAATTCTAGCTAAAAACATGTAtacattctccctcattctaaaaaaactcatttttctctatctttaaagcataaaacaaagcataataataataaatgaagggaggatgaagtagctaacctttacaatattttggatgagtgaaatccccacaaaaatgtgaaaaaaatcgggcagcacctccctaagcttgcttgctcgccatggagaaggagcccaAAGCTATCGGTCCGAGTGGCtcaggctcggggaggaagataCTGACTTTTATAGGCGAGACGTTTAGTCCCATTTGATAACACCAACCGGGGctaacaaccgggactaaatggacggcatttagtcctagttggtgttttcaacaGGGACTAAACACCCTACCAGATTTTCTCATccccactagccgttacaaccgggactaaagtgggctctttagtcccggttgatattaccaaccgggactaaagttctTGTTGACCCTAGCCGTCGGTGGTGGccgtttgacccgggactaaagctcctttagtcccggatcaaaaaTGACTGAGACATATTacgctggatggaaggtctatTCTCTACCAATGTAGGTGCCCTAGGCGCGGATTATCACCGGCCCTCCTTGCTGGATCGGAGCTTGAGCCCAGCCGCAACGTCCTGCAAGGCTAAGCAGGGATGGGGCGAGACCAGGATTCGGTAGCGCGGGGTAGTGTAGGGGTCGCCAGCGCATGTTAGGTGGAGGCGTAGAGCGAAGGGTGGCCGCTGGCGCGAGGTCGGGGCATAGCCGCCAGGGCGCTAGCATATGCTGAGCTGGGGGTGCAGGCGCAGGTGGGCAAAGCCGCACTGCAGTGCGCCGGGGCGCCTGCAGAGTGGGAGCATGGGACGAGGTGGACCACTACACCAGTGCGGCCGGAGCGGGGTGAGCAACATGTTAGGAGAGGCTAAGAGAGAGAGGATGTTGGGGGAAGGGCTTTTGATTTAAAAAATCTGACgtgtgggtctatgaaatttttgaataagTGTTTAGTGCTACACATAACCTGTTAAGGACTATTATGCTCTTTTATGCGAACATGGACAATATTATAAGTAAACCATAAGCTGTGTGGATTGTAATTAAATGACGTGTACGATGATTTTTCTCAATGTTAAATTTGTTCTGAAATCCTTATAACGGACGGGTTGTTTGGTTGGACTAAAACTAAAACTAAAACTAAAGTAAAGTTTAGCCCAGTCTAAAATTTAGACATCTGAATTTTAGTTGGCTAAAATTAGTCATGTTTTGTTTGGAGTCAGAGCTCATTTTTAGCTTATTTATCGGTAAAATTACATTATATCCTTAGGAGGTTTGGGAGAGAAAATGGTAAGATTTGAGTAGGAGGGTATTTTTTGTGTTTTGGCATTTGTGTCTAAAATTAGCCTCATTAATTGGGTTTGGAGGGCTAATGAAAGTTTAGTTTCAGGTTGGCTAatttggatacaccccactaaagtttagcatctgtcacatcggatgtttgatgctaattagaagtattaaatataggctaattacaaaactaatcgcacagatggagtctaattcgcgagacgaatctattaagcctaattagtctaattaggtttaatagattcgtctcgcgaattagcacaaggttctgcaattagttttataattagctcatgtttagtccttctaattagcatccaaatatccaacGTGacaatgctaaagtttagcacctagtatccaaacacccccttaatcaaATGTTTGGAGTAGGTGCTAATTTTTAGCCCACTAAAATTTAGGCCCTGGATGCCTATGACAaccggatcggatcggatcacATACCTTGCTTGGCAGCTACTTTTTAATGCCTGTGACAACCGGATCGGATCACATACCTTGCTTGTCTCCTCTTACTCCTTTTCCTCCCTTCCCTCTTCTGcctttttttttgggtgaaGGCGGGGGCATCTTTGCTCTTTAATTAGTTCCTTGCTTCTTGCCGCGGCACCACTAAACTTCGGCTTTTCTTCCAACCATCAATATATGAACGTAAGAGCGCTGGCCATTGCATTGGTCAAGAATAAGGGACGATTTATTTGTAGATACAGCGGGAAGAGGGAAGGCGCGTGAGATTTCTGGCTGGTCGTAGTTGAACATGTGCTGGCCCTATATTGATTGGTGAGATCGGCTGTCCCAGTTGTTACTTCGATGAATGGAATGGGAGCATATACTGTATTTCTCGTCTTTTATGCTTTTGCTCTGTTTTTCTGTACAGCGGTTTTGACGAGTTCTGCCATGGAGAAGTCATCAACAGCTACGCCATGTTTATGGGCTATGTATCCATGGCCATCAGGGGGCTAGGCTACCTAGTGCTTACATGGACCACCGTCGTCCTCCTTGGTGGTTTTGTCTCCCTCCTACAGGAGAAGGACTTTTGGGCTCTCACCGTAATTACGCTTGTACAAACTACTGGGTTAGTCTCCTCGGCATTTAATTACTGAAGCATAATTAAATGAAAGTAATTATCATTTTATCCATACGTACCTCATTACTTTTCATTATACCCGGTACTTCGGTAGCCTAGGTACGGTCTTCCCTCCCAACATCATGTTACCAAGATTCACTCGACAGGTTCTACAGTAACTTTAGGCGCGTTTGGGCGCGTTTGGCAGCCTACAGCGCCTCAGCCAAGCTCATGAGCCAAGCTTCAGCCAGACGGGCTAGGTTCATAGGGTGCAGAGATATGGATTGGCAAATCTGCATCTCATGGTGCTGactgagcgagtttgtttggtGGGCTGCACAAGGAAGTAGGCTTACCTTGGATTGAGGATGGGATAAAGTTACCactgtcttcctcctcctctattCTTCCTCCATCTCTCAGCACATTCCCCACCGTTTAAGCACCACCACACGCCGGGCGAGATGCCGCCACTAAGCTTGCCACGGGCACCATCTTGGCGCGCCACGCGGCCGGATCCCACGCGGTGTAGGCTGAAAGGCCTCATTTGCATCAGCTGAACTTGGCCGTGATCCTCTCCAAGCTACCAATCAAGAGCACCTGCACCGTCTGGGCCTGGCTGAAGGCTCATGCGTGCTGCCAAACAAGCCCTTTAGCTTGCCGATCTACAATTTTGCTGGCAGCAATTTTATGGCCCAGACCTCACGTTTTCACTATAACCAACTCGTGGAACCATATAGCCTGGCTAAGTGCATCTTTACCAGAAAACCCTTCTCGTTCTTGAAAGATACCATCGATGGCCGGTCTATTATTAGCCACCGGCTCGATCGACAAGGTTCCAGAGAGAGTAGTGATTTATCACTCTTAACTTTTCTCCCGGTACCACCTGCCAAGGGTTCAGAGAAGAGTaaattatactcaatatacaaCAACTTGTCAAGTAGGAtgcaacaacttgtaaaatgctcaatttagtacaataacaGATGAatgcagattggtccaacatTGTAAATTAGTGAAATAACTTGGCAAATTGATGCACATAGAGTCCAGATGTTACAACAATAATGTATTAAGAAAAGTAGATGGACATGCCAATTTCTTCCAGTTAATAATTCTTAATTTTTATCAATAAAAGTGGTTGATCATGAACAAGATGTTGCTTCTCAACCTTGTACATAACTTATTTATATGCATGACCACACCTCTCACCTTAACCAGTGAGATAGGCTCACTTCCTGACCATGTGACGATCACCATAAGTGTGGAGGCAGAGAAGATCAAGTTTTAAGCTCAGACTCGAAATGAGATGGAGAGGACTCTGGGAGACAATCCTTTTTAAACTAGTATTTTAATAACCTATTCTGAACTAATTTTTCAAAAGTAACTCTTATTTAGGTCGTGCCGAACTTTGTGACGTAACTCGTAACTGAGTTACTATTGGATGAATATGTCTGCGGTGTGTAAAATCAATAAAATGGTTTAGGCAGGCTAGTGACGAATAAGCCTACAAATGAATTTACTTTGGAACAAAAATTTTGACTAGAAATTGATTTATTACCTTAGTACGGGGGAGTAGTAAAAATACGTAAGCTGCCATTGTGACATGGAGCCATACATGATAAGGCCACAAGTCATTATCGTTGACAGATTTATGCAAGTAAAGAGTTGGATTTTGTGCAATTATGAAATTCGGATCTAAGGGATTGGGAATCTCACCATTCGCATGCGTACTTTGCTTCCGAGAACCTGCTGcatagctaaattttagctggctAAAAATTTCTTTAGCTAGTTGAACCTAGCTAAACACATGTAAAGTGATAAAAGGTCAAACTAACCCTCCACCTTCCTCGGGAAAAGTATTTAAAGTGGAAGTGAAGGATAGGATAGACAAATACCTTTTCAACTATCATTTAGCTTGAGGATCCAAACAGCcatagctaaagtttagcttagataaactttagctagctaaaacaaagctcctaaactttagctaaAGTTGGGTGGATCCAAATAGAGTCCAAAATTTTTTAGTGGTTCACTCAAGGTCCAATTACGAACCCTGATTCTTACTTGGAGTGAACCACTTAGGAAGTTTAATGTCATTAAATACTTGGAGAGTTTATGAACATTGGTAAGAATCCGGAAAAGGTTGAGGAACCACGAATGCACTTTACTCATgtatatttttcctatacttTTGTATGGTTCCCTGACATCGCCACTTAATTTGTGCTTGTCCTAATAATCTAATTGACAGGGTCTTCAATGTCTTTCTGAAAGAGAAGCTACGTAATATTTTGTATAGCTTGATGGGTTTAATGATTTCGATGGTCAACTGTGAAGCTGAAGCTGAATCATTATCGGCGGTGATGATCATGATGGCAGTGGGATTTGCCACGCTGCTGCAAGTACTGGTTGTTGCTGTTATACTGCTCCCTCTTGGTGCTGTCTACGTGTTTGGGCTGTACATCTCCACCGGGATCTCGCTGTGGCGTCTAATACAGCACGATTATGCCGAGGCCGACGGGGATCCCAACAAGGCGAACCTGAGGCCAGCACTGGTTGTCCTCTACTCGCTGGCTCTGGTGCAGGGCGCGCTCCTATGCTACAGGGCCATCTTCTCCATTTCTATGAGGGAACAAGTTTTTGTGAATGCAACGTTGGAGCGCTACCACTTCAAAGGAGACGCTGTCCAGTCAGCCCTGGACTACTTCCATGACACCATGGCTGGATGCGAGAAGAACCCTTCCTTTGCTAGAGGCACGAACCTGATCACGTACGCCTCGGACCTGATGGGGTCCACTTCGCCTGACAGGTACCTCTCCGGGATAAGGATCCTCGACACCCTCCTGATGAAGGAGAAGGAGGGGCCGATCCGTACTCTCGTGGTGCAGCGGCTGCTCGTGTCGGAACCCAGCACTGTCTGGAAGCTGCTGCGGACGCTGGACGCCACGATGCCGTATGGTGTTGAGGCACGGCTGCGGGCCGCGAGGATACTGGAGCACCTCGCCGGCGACATCTACCTGGATCAGTTTCCCGGAGGGATGCGATGCATCGCGTCCCTGCTCGACCACGAGGCCTCTCCCTCCAGGCCCCAGCTGAGGAGGGAGGAGGTACCGGTGCTGCAGGGCATGCGAATCCTCCGGAACCTCGCCGCCAACAGCGGCAACCTCGGGGCCATCAGAAGCGCCCCGGGCCTGCTCGCCAAGATCACGGCGCCTCTGGACCCCGACCTCCTGCAGCTCCACCATACCTACCGGTTCAAGGTAGCGTTGGAATCGCTGATCCTTGTAAGACGGCTTATGGACATGGACGCTCCTAGAGAATCCAAGGACGATGATGAATGTCTCGAGTATCTGAAGAAAGCCGTGACCAATGCGATGCCGAAGGTACTACGATCCCTGTGTCGTCATTTGTTAAATTTGCATCGCATGTGCACGGTGTGACACAGTCAGAGTACTGATTAACCTGTTGGTCTTGCAGGTGCTCAGGCATGTACTTCAGCTACAAACAGAACTGCAAGCACCAACAGATACACACACATTCTCAGCGCCAGGTACAGACTTAGAAGAAGGTCCCGTTTCACACGCTACTGATCGTCCGAACTCGCAGCAGCAACCCAAGGCCATAGAATTGCGGGATGCCCTTCTGTCGGAATGTGCGACGGCGTGCGAGAAATTGGTCGGGGAAGATCAAAACTTGGCTCGTCGGCTGGACGAGATCGCCGCTCAGATCTGTTCGGACGCAGGGAAGACTGCCATGAGTTGGGCTGCCCTCTTAAGAGATGTAAAAGACAGAGGGCAGGACTTGCGTGTTGAACGTCGGGGACTTCCGACGATGTTGCGTGTTGAATCAAGTGGATGAAACAGCCCCATCCGTAGCAGTACATATATGCACCCATGGAACCTTCTAGGCGCAGGATCCTAACAGATCCTATTTACAAGGCAACTAACAATCAATCCTAGCGCCATGATAGGTTTCCATGTTACCAGATTACATGCATGTTTACACGTTACAAACTTTACTTCTAACAGCCTCCCTCAATCACAACTTGGTCAAGTTGAGATTGATCCTGAAGTTCTCCATTAACTGAACCGGCAAAGCCTTGGTGAATCCATCCGCCATCTGATCTTTAGAAGACACAAAGTCGATCTCAAGTCGCTTTTGCTTCACACGATCTCTCACAAAATGATAGTCCACCTCAATATGTTTTGTTCGAGCATGGAACACTGGGTTGCTTGTCAGATAGGTAGCTCCTAAATTATCACACCATAATCTGGCTGCTCTAGGTGCTTTAACCCCTATCTCATGTAATAATATCCGTATCCATATTACCTCAGCTGTGGCATTGGCAATCGCTTTGTACTCTGCTTCTGTACTAGAGCGAGATATTGTGGGTTGTTTCCTTACACTCCATGATACAAGATTTCCGCCTAGGAATACTGCAAAGCCTCCAGTGGACTTTCGGTCATCAACACAGCCAGCCCAGTCAGCATCAGAGAAAGCACTAACTAGAGTAGAAGCCGACCTGTGAATCTTCAAACCGAGCTTGGTACATTGTTTCACATATCTCAAAATTCGTTTTACCGCCTCCCAGTGTGTTGTAGTCGGATCATGGAGAAATTGGCACACCTTGTTTACGGCAAATGCAATATCAGGTCTAGTGAGAGTCAAGTATTGTAATGCCCCAACGACACTTCTGTACCTTGTTGCATCACTTGGACCTAATGGAGTTCCTTCAAACAAAGATAACTTCTCACTGCTAGAGAGAGGTGTGGTTACCGGTTTACAATCTCCCATGCCGACTCTTTTTAACAAGTCTGACGCATACTTCTCCTGAGTGAGAACAATGCCATCACGCACTTTTGAGATCCTTAAGAGCAAATTCACCTTTAAGATCTTGAAGTAAGGCAGTTTTGGCTGCTTCACTTGAACTTGCAACAATGATGTCATCGACATAGACAAGTATAAACATTGTGATGCCTCCCTTGCTAAAGTAAAACAGTGAAGTGTCAGCCTTGTACGCCTGGAATCCCAACTGAATTAGCTTGTCACTGAGGCGAGAATACCAAGCCCTCGGAGCCTGTTTGAGCCCATACAGTGCTTTGTCTAGCTTGCATACAAAATTTGGTTTCTCTGGGTCTTCAAAACCTGGAGGCTGATGCATATACACCTCTTCCTCTAAGAGACCATGTAAGAAGGCATTTTGTACGTCCAACTGCCGAAGGGACCAGCCACATGAGACAGCTAGCGATAGGATAACACGGATTGTCGCTGCCTTAATAACTGGACTAAACGTATCTTCATAGCCGATGCCATATCTCTGTTTGAATCCTTTAGCTACTAGCCTAGCTTTATACCTGTCCAAAGTCCCATCAGCCTTCCTTTTAATCTTGTAAACCCATTGGCACCCAATTACATTTCTTCCTTTCTGCGGTGGAACAAAATGCCATGTCTGGTTCCTCATTAGTGCTGCATACTCAGAGTTCATGGCCTCTTTCCAATTCTTGTTTGCTAATGCCTCATCAAGATCAGAAGGTTCACCAGTGGAAGTTAGTAATCCATAACGAATGGTTCCATCGGTGTATACCTTTTGTTTTCTGATGCCCTGTTGAAGATGCGTTGTAGGGCGGTGCACAGCATCTAGCGGCACGGCATATCCTGGCGAGGAGATCTCCCCTGGAAGCTGAGCCCCCGACGCACCTGTCGCATCCATGGATGACGCAGGATCCTGGACGCCTACGCCGTCAGCGTCGTCATGTGGCGAGGCTGTGGCACCCGCAGATTCGGCGAGCGACCCGCCATCAAGGCCCACACACGAGAGCGAAGGAGGCGTGGCGCCCCCGGGTTCGCCAGACGGAGAAAACGCGTGGCCAGGTGAGGGCTCGTGAATCTCATGCCGCGACCCCGAGGGGGATGTTGGCGCAGACGCAGAACCGGGCGTAGAGTGTGTTGCATCGTTGGTCTCCACCGAATCCTCCTGGAACTCCGTGCGGCCGGTAGAGGTATTATTTGATGCTGGATTTTCTTGATATCCAGAGTTCCTGCGCTCAAAATTTTTATCAATGCTAACTGGCACATTAGTGGATTGATCAGCTATGTCACTAGCCCCAGGATTAGCCGTTGTTTCGGACGGAAGCAGGAGAATTTCTGGCCTTAGCCGTGCGCCTGCATTAGGGTGCAACTTTGCAAAGGGAAACACTTTTTCATCAAATGTTACATCACAAGAAATGTATACCCGTCCAGAAGATACATCTAGACACTTAAATCCTTTGTGAAGGACACTATAGCCAAGGAAGACACATT
The genomic region above belongs to Setaria italica strain Yugu1 chromosome VI, Setaria_italica_v2.0, whole genome shotgun sequence and contains:
- the LOC101763432 gene encoding uncharacterized protein LOC101763432 isoform X1, with translation MCWPYIDCGFDEFCHGEVINSYAMFMGYVSMAIRGLGYLVLTWTTVVLLGGFVSLLQEKDFWALTVITLVQTTGVFNVFLKEKLRNILYSLMGLMISMVNCEAEAESLSAVMIMMAVGFATLLQVLVVAVILLPLGAVYVFGLYISTGISLWRLIQHDYAEADGDPNKANLRPALVVLYSLALVQGALLCYRAIFSISMREQVFVNATLERYHFKGDAVQSALDYFHDTMAGCEKNPSFARGTNLITYASDLMGSTSPDRYLSGIRILDTLLMKEKEGPIRTLVVQRLLVSEPSTVWKLLRTLDATMPYGVEARLRAARILEHLAGDIYLDQFPGGMRCIASLLDHEASPSRPQLRREEVPVLQGMRILRNLAANSGNLGAIRSAPGLLAKITAPLDPDLLQLHHTYRFKVALESLILVRRLMDMDAPRESKDDDECLEYLKKAVTNAMPKVLRHVLQLQTELQAPTDTHTFSAPGTDLEEGPVSHATDRPNSQQQPKAIELRDALLSECATACEKLVGEDQNLARRLDEIAAQICSDAGKTAMSWAALLRDVKDRGQDLRVERRGLPTMLRVESSG
- the LOC101763432 gene encoding uncharacterized protein LOC101763432 isoform X2 — translated: MCWPYIDCGFDEFCHGEVINSYAMFMGYVSMAIRGLGYLVLTWTTVVLLGGFVSLLQEKDFWALTVITLVQTTGVFNVFLKEKLRNILYSLMGLMISMVNCEAEAESLSAVMIMMAVGFATLLQVLVVAVILLPLGAVYVFGLYISTGISLWRLIQHDYAEADGDPNKANLRPALVVLYSLALVQGALLCYRAIFSISMREQVFVNATLERYHFKGDAVQSALDYFHDTMAGCEKNPSFARGTNLITYASDLMGSTSPDRYLSGIRILDTLLMKEKEGPIRTLVVQRLLVSEPSTVWKLLRTLDATMPYGVEARLRAARILEHLAGDIYLDQFPGGMRCIASLLDHEASPSRPQLRREEVPVLQGMRILRNLAANSGNLGAIRSAPGLLAKITAPLDPDLLQLHHTYRFKVALESLILVRRLMDMDAPRESKDDDECLEYLKKAVTNAMPKVLRHVLQLQTELQAPTDTHTFSAPGTDLEEGPVSHATDRPNSQQQPKAIELRDALLSECATACEKLVGEDQNLARRLDEIAAQICSDAGKTAMSWAALLRDVKDRGQDLRVERRGLPTMLRVESSG